A window of Thalassophryne amazonica chromosome 21, fThaAma1.1, whole genome shotgun sequence contains these coding sequences:
- the zc3h14 gene encoding zinc finger CCCH domain-containing protein 14 isoform X1, with product MEIGAEISKKIRAAIKGKLQELGAYIDEELPDYIMVMVANKKTSQQMADDLSLFLGNNTIKFTAWLHGVLEKLRSVTVEPAPTRHQIQSDSGAVAGTSRSFEDSSTEEPKGLTVSSSRSDRMESRVSSSAAERRGSLEKSSSRLTSTVKPLMEPLPSEAVIDIKPELDDDLIAEEPVEIGGIRSRSRGAASRPTAEIYRPVHSRLTLTSPADTCRPSEGSSHNRSSRPTRTSCSKEELSRKRKAPVASSVVRVNRVTDEDSDDMEEEDAGCTGRGVSSRVSLPSKPERKPTLPPAKQANRNLILKAISEAQDSITKTTAYASTVPISQRQTVPVAPRTRLASPEEMTAAIHLVQEHLHSLAPRVQASTSAESISTRTLADSPPAPGRSLASRLQLDVTESSDEREQCDYVATGNETKTYDTRSFIMSQTKLEQPAASRQQQLPGKEEVQSSVPRTVQASKEKGDSPKFIVTLDGVPSPLGNLTDSDMDEVRPPAKVTDATIHLNRDSKVSVLHRLQGGITSFEEEGMDFEMVEDDCVPLKKHKSMERCKFWPVCKSGDECMYHHPTTQCKTFPNCKFGDKCLFVHPNCKYDARCTKPDCPFTHVSRRGMVAPPPRPAVPVAQTTSACRFFPDCKKTDCPFYHPKPCRFAAQCKRAGCTFYHPTQSVPPRHALKWTKAQSR from the exons ATGGAGATTGGGGCAGAGATTAGCAAGAAAATAAGG GCCGCTATCAAGGGCAAGCTTCAAGAACTCGGTGCTTATATCG atgaagaGCTTCCTGACTATATTATGGTGATGGTGGCAAACAAGAAAACCTCTCAACAGATGGCTGACGATCTCTCCCTTTTCCTTGGAAACAACACTATTAAGTTCACAGCCTG GCTACATGGTGTCCTGGAGAAATTAAGATCTGTTACAGTTG AGCCTGCACCCACCAGACATCAAATCCAGTCCGACAGTGGTGCCGTCGCAGGAACAAGCCGCTCTTTTGAAGACAGCAGCACAGAGGAGCCAAAGGGCTTGACTGTGTCCAGCTCACGGTCCGACAGGATGGAGAGCCGTGTGTCCAGTTCTGCCGCTGAAAG aAGAGGGTCCTTGGAGAAGAGTTCGTCTCGCTTGACATCCACGGTTAAACCGCTAATGGAGCCCCTCCCCTCAGAGGCCGTTATCGACATTAAACCTGAGTTGGACGATGACCTCATCGCAGAGGAACCCGTGGAGATAGGTGGCATTCGGAGCCGTTCTCGTGGCGCAGCCAGCAGACCCACAGCTGAGATCTACAGACCCGTTCATAGCAGGTTGACACTGACAAGCCCTGCAGACACGTGTCGGCCCTCTGAGGGATCGTCTCACAATAGAAGCAGCAGACCCACCAGAACTAGCTGCAGTAAG GAGGAGTTGTCACGTAAACGGAAGGCGCCGGTTGCAAGTTCAGTTGTGCGAGTGAACCGAGTGACCGACGAGGACAGCGACGACATGGAGGAAGAGGATGCAGGCTGCACAGGAAGAGGCGTGTCCAGCAGAGTGTCGCTGCCATCCAAACCAGAACGCAA ACCGACTCTGCCACCGGCCAAGCAAGCAAACAGGAACCTAATATTGAAAGCCATCTCAGAAGCCCAGGACTCAATCACCAAAACAACAGCCTACGCATCAA CTGTTCCCATATCACAGAGGCAGACAGTTCCTGTTGCACCTCGTACCCGCTTGGCCAGCCCTGAGGAGATGACTGCAGCCATCCATCTGGTCCAGGAACACCTCCACAGCCTGGCCCCCAGGGTTCAGGCCAGCACCTCTGCAGAGAGCATCTCCACCAGGACACTTG CAGATTCTCCACCAGCTCCTGGTAGATCTTTAGCTTCACGCCTTCAGTTGGATGTAACAGAGAGCAGTGATGAAAGAGAGCAGTGTGACTATG TGGCAACAGGCAATGAGACAAAGACATACGATACACGCTCCTTCATAATGAGCCAAACTAAATTGGAACAACCTGCAGCCAGCCGCCAGCAGCAACTTCCAGGCAAGGAGGAGGTCCAGTCGTCTGTACCACGTACCGTCCAGGCTAG TAAGGAGAAAGGAGACAGCCCAAAGTTCATTGTGACGCTAGATGGGGTACCAAGCCCGCTTGGGAACCTCACGGACTCTGACATGGATGAGGTGAGACCACCAGCGAAGGTCACAGATGCAACTATCCACCTAAACCGGGACTCCAAAGTCAGTGTTCTTCACAGGCTGCAGGGAGGCATCACTTCATTTGAAG AGGAAGGGATGGACTTTGAGATGGTGGAAGACGACTGTGTTCCTTTGAAGAAACATAAGTCCATGGAGCGATGCAAGTTCTGGCCTGTGTGTAAAAGCGGTGATGAATGTATGTACCATCATCCCACAACGCAGTGCAA GACTTTTCCTAACTGCAAATTTGGGGACAAATGTCTTTTTGTCCATCCGAACTGTAAATACGACGCCAGGTGCACCAAGCCAGATTGTCCGTTCACTCATGTCAGCCGCAGAGGCATGGTTGCTCCTCCCCCCAGGCCAG cagTGCCGGTAGCACAGACCACCAGTGCATGTCGTTTCTTTCCCGACTGCAAGAAGACGGACTGTCCCTTTTATCAccccaag CCTTGTCGCTTCGCGGCTCAGTGTAAAAGAGCTGGATGTACCTTCTACCACCCGACTCAGTCTGTACCACCACGACATGCCCTGAAGTGGACAAAAGCTCAAAGCAG ATAG
- the zc3h14 gene encoding zinc finger CCCH domain-containing protein 14 isoform X2, protein MEIGAEISKKIRAAIKGKLQELGAYIDEELPDYIMVMVANKKTSQQMADDLSLFLGNNTIKFTAWLHGVLEKLRSVTVEPAPTRHQIQSDSGAVAGTSRSFEDSSTEEPKGLTVSSSRSDRMESRVSSSAAERRGSLEKSSSRLTSTVKPLMEPLPSEAVIDIKPELDDDLIAEEPVEIGGIRSRSRGAASRPTAEIYRPVHSRLTLTSPADTCRPSEGSSHNRSSRPTRTSCSKEELSRKRKAPVASSVVRVNRVTDEDSDDMEEEDAGCTGRGVSSRVSLPSKPERKPTLPPAKQANRNLILKAISEAQDSITKTTAYASTVPISQRQTVPVAPRTRLASPEEMTAAIHLVQEHLHSLAPRVQASTSAESISTRTLDSPPAPGRSLASRLQLDVTESSDEREQCDYVATGNETKTYDTRSFIMSQTKLEQPAASRQQQLPGKEEVQSSVPRTVQASKEKGDSPKFIVTLDGVPSPLGNLTDSDMDEVRPPAKVTDATIHLNRDSKVSVLHRLQGGITSFEEEGMDFEMVEDDCVPLKKHKSMERCKFWPVCKSGDECMYHHPTTQCKTFPNCKFGDKCLFVHPNCKYDARCTKPDCPFTHVSRRGMVAPPPRPAVPVAQTTSACRFFPDCKKTDCPFYHPKPCRFAAQCKRAGCTFYHPTQSVPPRHALKWTKAQSR, encoded by the exons ATGGAGATTGGGGCAGAGATTAGCAAGAAAATAAGG GCCGCTATCAAGGGCAAGCTTCAAGAACTCGGTGCTTATATCG atgaagaGCTTCCTGACTATATTATGGTGATGGTGGCAAACAAGAAAACCTCTCAACAGATGGCTGACGATCTCTCCCTTTTCCTTGGAAACAACACTATTAAGTTCACAGCCTG GCTACATGGTGTCCTGGAGAAATTAAGATCTGTTACAGTTG AGCCTGCACCCACCAGACATCAAATCCAGTCCGACAGTGGTGCCGTCGCAGGAACAAGCCGCTCTTTTGAAGACAGCAGCACAGAGGAGCCAAAGGGCTTGACTGTGTCCAGCTCACGGTCCGACAGGATGGAGAGCCGTGTGTCCAGTTCTGCCGCTGAAAG aAGAGGGTCCTTGGAGAAGAGTTCGTCTCGCTTGACATCCACGGTTAAACCGCTAATGGAGCCCCTCCCCTCAGAGGCCGTTATCGACATTAAACCTGAGTTGGACGATGACCTCATCGCAGAGGAACCCGTGGAGATAGGTGGCATTCGGAGCCGTTCTCGTGGCGCAGCCAGCAGACCCACAGCTGAGATCTACAGACCCGTTCATAGCAGGTTGACACTGACAAGCCCTGCAGACACGTGTCGGCCCTCTGAGGGATCGTCTCACAATAGAAGCAGCAGACCCACCAGAACTAGCTGCAGTAAG GAGGAGTTGTCACGTAAACGGAAGGCGCCGGTTGCAAGTTCAGTTGTGCGAGTGAACCGAGTGACCGACGAGGACAGCGACGACATGGAGGAAGAGGATGCAGGCTGCACAGGAAGAGGCGTGTCCAGCAGAGTGTCGCTGCCATCCAAACCAGAACGCAA ACCGACTCTGCCACCGGCCAAGCAAGCAAACAGGAACCTAATATTGAAAGCCATCTCAGAAGCCCAGGACTCAATCACCAAAACAACAGCCTACGCATCAA CTGTTCCCATATCACAGAGGCAGACAGTTCCTGTTGCACCTCGTACCCGCTTGGCCAGCCCTGAGGAGATGACTGCAGCCATCCATCTGGTCCAGGAACACCTCCACAGCCTGGCCCCCAGGGTTCAGGCCAGCACCTCTGCAGAGAGCATCTCCACCAGGACACTTG ATTCTCCACCAGCTCCTGGTAGATCTTTAGCTTCACGCCTTCAGTTGGATGTAACAGAGAGCAGTGATGAAAGAGAGCAGTGTGACTATG TGGCAACAGGCAATGAGACAAAGACATACGATACACGCTCCTTCATAATGAGCCAAACTAAATTGGAACAACCTGCAGCCAGCCGCCAGCAGCAACTTCCAGGCAAGGAGGAGGTCCAGTCGTCTGTACCACGTACCGTCCAGGCTAG TAAGGAGAAAGGAGACAGCCCAAAGTTCATTGTGACGCTAGATGGGGTACCAAGCCCGCTTGGGAACCTCACGGACTCTGACATGGATGAGGTGAGACCACCAGCGAAGGTCACAGATGCAACTATCCACCTAAACCGGGACTCCAAAGTCAGTGTTCTTCACAGGCTGCAGGGAGGCATCACTTCATTTGAAG AGGAAGGGATGGACTTTGAGATGGTGGAAGACGACTGTGTTCCTTTGAAGAAACATAAGTCCATGGAGCGATGCAAGTTCTGGCCTGTGTGTAAAAGCGGTGATGAATGTATGTACCATCATCCCACAACGCAGTGCAA GACTTTTCCTAACTGCAAATTTGGGGACAAATGTCTTTTTGTCCATCCGAACTGTAAATACGACGCCAGGTGCACCAAGCCAGATTGTCCGTTCACTCATGTCAGCCGCAGAGGCATGGTTGCTCCTCCCCCCAGGCCAG cagTGCCGGTAGCACAGACCACCAGTGCATGTCGTTTCTTTCCCGACTGCAAGAAGACGGACTGTCCCTTTTATCAccccaag CCTTGTCGCTTCGCGGCTCAGTGTAAAAGAGCTGGATGTACCTTCTACCACCCGACTCAGTCTGTACCACCACGACATGCCCTGAAGTGGACAAAAGCTCAAAGCAG ATAG
- the zc3h14 gene encoding zinc finger CCCH domain-containing protein 14 isoform X3, which translates to MEIGAEISKKIRAAIKGKLQELGAYIDEELPDYIMVMVANKKTSQQMADDLSLFLGNNTIKFTAWLHGVLEKLRSVTVEPAPTRHQIQSDSGAVAGTSRSFEDSSTEEPKGLTVSSSRSDRMESRVSSSAAERGSLEKSSSRLTSTVKPLMEPLPSEAVIDIKPELDDDLIAEEPVEIGGIRSRSRGAASRPTAEIYRPVHSRLTLTSPADTCRPSEGSSHNRSSRPTRTSCSKEELSRKRKAPVASSVVRVNRVTDEDSDDMEEEDAGCTGRGVSSRVSLPSKPERKPTLPPAKQANRNLILKAISEAQDSITKTTAYASTVPISQRQTVPVAPRTRLASPEEMTAAIHLVQEHLHSLAPRVQASTSAESISTRTLADSPPAPGRSLASRLQLDVTESSDEREQCDYVATGNETKTYDTRSFIMSQTKLEQPAASRQQQLPGKEEVQSSVPRTVQASKEKGDSPKFIVTLDGVPSPLGNLTDSDMDEVRPPAKVTDATIHLNRDSKVSVLHRLQGGITSFEEEGMDFEMVEDDCVPLKKHKSMERCKFWPVCKSGDECMYHHPTTQCKTFPNCKFGDKCLFVHPNCKYDARCTKPDCPFTHVSRRGMVAPPPRPAVPVAQTTSACRFFPDCKKTDCPFYHPKPCRFAAQCKRAGCTFYHPTQSVPPRHALKWTKAQSR; encoded by the exons ATGGAGATTGGGGCAGAGATTAGCAAGAAAATAAGG GCCGCTATCAAGGGCAAGCTTCAAGAACTCGGTGCTTATATCG atgaagaGCTTCCTGACTATATTATGGTGATGGTGGCAAACAAGAAAACCTCTCAACAGATGGCTGACGATCTCTCCCTTTTCCTTGGAAACAACACTATTAAGTTCACAGCCTG GCTACATGGTGTCCTGGAGAAATTAAGATCTGTTACAGTTG AGCCTGCACCCACCAGACATCAAATCCAGTCCGACAGTGGTGCCGTCGCAGGAACAAGCCGCTCTTTTGAAGACAGCAGCACAGAGGAGCCAAAGGGCTTGACTGTGTCCAGCTCACGGTCCGACAGGATGGAGAGCCGTGTGTCCAGTTCTGCCGCTGAAAG AGGGTCCTTGGAGAAGAGTTCGTCTCGCTTGACATCCACGGTTAAACCGCTAATGGAGCCCCTCCCCTCAGAGGCCGTTATCGACATTAAACCTGAGTTGGACGATGACCTCATCGCAGAGGAACCCGTGGAGATAGGTGGCATTCGGAGCCGTTCTCGTGGCGCAGCCAGCAGACCCACAGCTGAGATCTACAGACCCGTTCATAGCAGGTTGACACTGACAAGCCCTGCAGACACGTGTCGGCCCTCTGAGGGATCGTCTCACAATAGAAGCAGCAGACCCACCAGAACTAGCTGCAGTAAG GAGGAGTTGTCACGTAAACGGAAGGCGCCGGTTGCAAGTTCAGTTGTGCGAGTGAACCGAGTGACCGACGAGGACAGCGACGACATGGAGGAAGAGGATGCAGGCTGCACAGGAAGAGGCGTGTCCAGCAGAGTGTCGCTGCCATCCAAACCAGAACGCAA ACCGACTCTGCCACCGGCCAAGCAAGCAAACAGGAACCTAATATTGAAAGCCATCTCAGAAGCCCAGGACTCAATCACCAAAACAACAGCCTACGCATCAA CTGTTCCCATATCACAGAGGCAGACAGTTCCTGTTGCACCTCGTACCCGCTTGGCCAGCCCTGAGGAGATGACTGCAGCCATCCATCTGGTCCAGGAACACCTCCACAGCCTGGCCCCCAGGGTTCAGGCCAGCACCTCTGCAGAGAGCATCTCCACCAGGACACTTG CAGATTCTCCACCAGCTCCTGGTAGATCTTTAGCTTCACGCCTTCAGTTGGATGTAACAGAGAGCAGTGATGAAAGAGAGCAGTGTGACTATG TGGCAACAGGCAATGAGACAAAGACATACGATACACGCTCCTTCATAATGAGCCAAACTAAATTGGAACAACCTGCAGCCAGCCGCCAGCAGCAACTTCCAGGCAAGGAGGAGGTCCAGTCGTCTGTACCACGTACCGTCCAGGCTAG TAAGGAGAAAGGAGACAGCCCAAAGTTCATTGTGACGCTAGATGGGGTACCAAGCCCGCTTGGGAACCTCACGGACTCTGACATGGATGAGGTGAGACCACCAGCGAAGGTCACAGATGCAACTATCCACCTAAACCGGGACTCCAAAGTCAGTGTTCTTCACAGGCTGCAGGGAGGCATCACTTCATTTGAAG AGGAAGGGATGGACTTTGAGATGGTGGAAGACGACTGTGTTCCTTTGAAGAAACATAAGTCCATGGAGCGATGCAAGTTCTGGCCTGTGTGTAAAAGCGGTGATGAATGTATGTACCATCATCCCACAACGCAGTGCAA GACTTTTCCTAACTGCAAATTTGGGGACAAATGTCTTTTTGTCCATCCGAACTGTAAATACGACGCCAGGTGCACCAAGCCAGATTGTCCGTTCACTCATGTCAGCCGCAGAGGCATGGTTGCTCCTCCCCCCAGGCCAG cagTGCCGGTAGCACAGACCACCAGTGCATGTCGTTTCTTTCCCGACTGCAAGAAGACGGACTGTCCCTTTTATCAccccaag CCTTGTCGCTTCGCGGCTCAGTGTAAAAGAGCTGGATGTACCTTCTACCACCCGACTCAGTCTGTACCACCACGACATGCCCTGAAGTGGACAAAAGCTCAAAGCAG ATAG